A genomic stretch from Kwoniella europaea PYCC6329 chromosome 2, complete sequence includes:
- a CDS encoding chaperone DnaJ, producing the protein MPPRLPTRAFTALPFSQPAVASSSTLPPPPAVHGKSQHRRTASPRSSPSQCFSTIRGRSPGQAERRRSFHSTAVHRASAKNPYDVLGVKKDASASEIKKSYYQLAKKWHPDSSKEEGAKEKFHEIQAAYDILSDDSKRQAYDRYGSASTQEGFDPNGFASGAGGFGGFQGFGGFGGGPGGNAGDLFEQLFGSAFGAGARQGGPGGPFGGAGGARSRPVRGDDLEAGVSLSFSEACNGSSKKITITPVVDCKPCSGSGLKPGEKKKQCSTCRGTGQQTFQVQGMYMASTCQACGGAGETIPKSSRCGECDGVGKIKEKKVVDVEIPAGVEDGMMIRIPAQGDMPLSSAGGPPGDLLVRVSVKPSSVFRRQGTNLYHDAKVPLHVALLGGIIRIPTLEGDVDVKVKGGTQNGEEAVLRGRGVKSVYAGRRNDRGDLIVGWKIQIPRSLTPNQKKILQAYADDVEGRPSNISFTTATNGEASSTYSPNHNFERERSYRPPTQESSTPKNDPIDPEQSGQFGSSDSSIGGKVASAVGGAIGWLERLLGRR; encoded by the exons ATGCCTCCACGACTACCGACCAGAGCATTCACAGCGCTGCCCTTTTCCCAACCAGCAGTGGCAAGTTCATCTAcactccctcctcccccaGCTGTCCATGGTAAATCACAACATCGAAGAACGGCTAGTCCGAGATCATCACCGTCGCAGTGTTTCAGTACTATCAGAGGTAGATCACCCGGTCAAGCGgagagaaga AGATCATTCCACTCCACAGCCGTACATCGAGCATCAGCCAAAAATCCTTACGATGTATTAGGAGTGAAGAAAGACGCCAGTGCTTCTGAAATCAAGAAATCGTATTATCAG CTCGCAAAGAAATGGCATCCCGATTCAAGTAAAGAGGAAGGAGCTAAAGAAAAGTTTCACGAGATTCAAGCTGCatacgat ATCCTATCCGACGATAGCAAACGACAAGCATACGACCGTTATGGTTCCGCCTCAACCCAGGAAGGGTTCGATCCTAACGGCTTCGCAAGCGGTGCAGGTGGGTTCGGTGGGTTCCAGGGATTCGGCGGCTTTGGTGGTGGTCCAGGTGGGAATGCCGGAGACTTGTTCGAACAATTATTCGGATCCGCTTTCGGTGCTGGTGCTCGTCAGGGAGGACCTGGTGGTCCATTtggtggtgcaggtggagCGAGATCCAGGCCAGTGAGAGGTGATGATCTAGAAGCAGGTGTGAGCCTATCATTCTCAGAAGCTTGTAATGGATCGAGCAAAAAAATCACAATCACTCCTGTGGTAGATTGTAAACCATGTTCAGGGAGTGGACTGAAACCGGgtgaaaagaaaaaacaATGTAGTACCTGTCGAGGAACTGGACAACAGACTTTTCAAGTTCAAGGAATGTACATGGCATCTACATGTCAGGCTTGTGGGGGTGCTGGCGAGACTATCCCAAAATCATCGAGGTGTGGTGAATGTGATGGTGTAGGTAAAataaaggaaaagaaagtGGTAGATGTTGAAATTCCAGCTGGTGTagaagatggtatgatgattcGTATACCCGCTCAAGGTGATATGCCTCTATCTTCTGCTGGTGGTCCACCAGGAGATTTACTGGTCAGAGTATCGGTCAAACCTTCAAGTGTATTTAGACGACAGGGAACGAACCTATACCACGATGCGAAAGTACCACTACACGTTGCACTGTTAGGTGGAATCATCAGGATACCGACactggaaggtgatgtggatgtgaaAGTGAAGGGAGGAACGCAaaatggtgaagaagctgtgttgagagggagaggtgtCAAGTCGGTATATGCGGGTAGAAGGAATGATAGAGGTGATTTGATCGTTGGATGGAAAATCCAGataccaag atcactcacaccgAACCAAAAGAAGATCTTACAAGCCTACGCTGACGACGTAGAAGGTCGACCGtcaaatatatcattcacaaCTGCAACAAATGGTGAGGCTTCGTCCACTTATAGTCCAAATCACAATTTCGAACGAGAAAGATCCTATCGTCCTCCCACCCAGGAGTCTTCTACACCGAAGAACGATCCAATAGATCCAGAGCAATCTGGACAATTTGGATCTTCTGACTCCTCGATCGGTGGGAAGGTAGCTTCTGCAGTAGGAGGGGCGATAGGTTGGCTCGAAAGATTGTTGGGAAGGCGGTGA